Within Chelatococcus sp. HY11, the genomic segment CACGTGTGCCCACAAAGAGCGGACCTTCCGGCGGCAAGGGATGGGGGCAGGCCGCGATATAGTCCGCGATGGCACGCGATACCTGCGGCAGCACGGGCACGCCGCGCGTCTTGCCCCCCTTGCCCGTCACCGTGATGTCCATCTGCCCATCGACGGGCGCGTGACGGCGCTGGAGGCCAAGCGCCTCGCTGATACGCAAGCCGCACCCGTAGAGCAGCGCCAGCACGGCCGCATCGCGTGCCAGGATCCACTCCGCCCGGTCATCGCCGGCCCGGCTCTCGATCGTCGTAACGGCCTTCGCCGCCGTGACCGCGAGCGGGCGTGGCAGGCTCTTCTTCACCTTGGGACCTCGCACCGCCGCGAAGGCCGACGCATTGCCCGCGCCGCTCCGTTCGAGATGCCGGGCGAAGGAGCGCAGCGCCGCGAGCTGGCGCATGAGGGAGTGGCTGCCGATGCCATCGCGCCGCCGGGCCGCGAGGAACGCCCTGATATCAGCCGGCCCAAGCGCGGCGATGGTGCGCAAGCTGGCCGGCTCTCCCTGATATTCGGTCAGGAAAGTCAGGAACTGCCTGAGATCACGCCCATAGGCTTCAACTGTCTTGGGCGACAGGCGGCGCTCGGCGGCGAGATAGGAGAGCCACGTTGTGGTCGCCACGAACAGACCATGCCCGGCCTCCGCGCCGTCCTTGTCCACCGGCGTGCCGGCCGAAGCGGGCGAATCATCGGTGGGCAGTATCGGCTGATGTCTCGGCTGATATCTCGCCATGGAATCATTATCCGTGATTCGTCCTAATCCCAGGTGAACGGCTCCGATGGCGCGGCTGATCGCCATGCAGGCCGCGCGCCCGCGTAGTGGGGATGAACATCCGTCCCGGCAGTGCTATGCCTGCCGCCATGAGTATCGCAACGTCATGAGCATCACCGAGGCAAGCCCCACGATCAATGCATCGTCCGGCCAGGTCGCAGACGTGCTCGTGCCCGTCGCGCTTGATACAGCCTATTCCTACAAGGTCCCCGCGAGTCTCACCCTGAGCGCGGGTGATGTGGTCGTGGTGCCGCTCGGGCCGCGCGAGACCGTTGGCGTGGTATGGGAGACACGGCCCGGCGAAGGCGGCAACCTGAAGGCGGTTGTTGGTCGCGTCGATACGACGCCCATGGGCCCGGCCTTGCGGAAGCTCGTCGAATGGATCGCCTGGTACACCGTGTCGCCGCGCGGCCTTGCCCTGCGGCTCGCGCTGCGCGTGCCCGACCCGAGCCGCCCGGAAGCGCTCCGCGTTGGTGTGCGGCTGGCCGGGCCACCACCGGCCCGAATGACACCGGGGCGGCAGCGCGTGCTGGCGCTGGCGCAGGACGGGCTCGTCTTCACCAAGAAGGCGCTGGCCGAGGAAGCGGCGGTGAGCCAGGCCGTGGTCAACGGCCTGATCGATGAAGGCACGCTGGAGACGATCGCGCTGGCGCAGGAACCGGTCGCGCTGCCGCCGAACCCGGCCTTCGCCGAGGCGAGCCTCTCGCCCGCGCAGCAGGAAACAGCCGACGTCCTGCGCCAGACCGTCGGCGAAGGTGTGTTCTCGGTCACGCTGGTGGAGGGCGTGACGGGCTCCGGCAAGACGGAGGTTTATTTCGAGGCCATCGCCGAGGCGTTGGCGCGCGGCAAACAGGCGCTCATCCTGATGCCGGAAATCGCCCTCACCGCCCAGTTTCTGGAGCGCTTCGCCAGCCGCTTCGGCACGCGGCCGGCCGAATGGCATTCGGGCGTCGCCACCCGCCGGCGCGAGCGCATCCATCTCGGCGTCGCCGCGGGGGACGTGCGGGTCGTGGTGGGCGCCCGTTCGGCCCTGTTCCTGCCCTTCCGCGAACTCGGCATCATCGTCGTCGATGAAGAGCACGAGACGGCCTACAAGCAGGAAGACAACGTGCAATATCACGCCCGGGACATGGCCGTGGTGCGCGGGCGCATCGAGAATTTTCCCGTCATCCTGACGTCGGCCACGCCATCGATCGAGACCAAGGTCAACGCGCAATCCGGGCGCTACCGCTACCTCGCCCTGCCGGAGCGTTTCGGCGGCCGTGCCATGCCGACGATCCGCGCGATCGACCTGCGCCGCAGCCCCGCCGCGCGCGACCACTGGATGTCGCCACCGCTCGTGGAGGCCATGCGCGAGACGGTTGGCCAGGGCGAGCAGGCGCTGCTCTATCTCAACCGTCGCGGCTATGCGCCGCTGACGCTCTGCCGCTCTTGCGGCCATCGCTTCCAATGCCCGAATTGCTCGGCCTGGCTGGTTGAGCATCGCTACCGGCGCGCGCTCGTCTGCCATCACTGCGGCCATGTGGAACGCCGGCCTGACAGTTGCCCGTCCTGCGGCACCGTGGATGCGCTGACCGCCTGCGGCCCCGGCGTGGAACGGCTGGCGGAGGAAGTCGCGGAGCATTTTCCGGACAAGCGCAGCATCGTCCTGTCGAGCGACATGCCGGGTGGCACGGAGCGGTTGCGGGACGAGCTTGGGGCCGTGGCCAAAGGCGAATTCAGCATCGTCATCGGCACCCAGCTCGTGGCCAAGGGGCACAATTTCCCGGGGCTCACGCTGGTCGGCGTCGTCGATGCCGACATCGGCCTCGCCAATGGCGACCCACGCGCCGCCGAGCGCACCTTCCAGCTCCTGCAGCAGGTGACGGGGCGCGCCGGCCGTTTCGAGAAGCCAGGCCGCGCGCTCATCCAGACCTTCCAGCCGGATCACCCGGTGCTGCAGGCGCTCCTGTCCGGCAATGCCGAACGCTTCTACAGGGAAGAGATCGCCCAGCGCGAGGCGGCGGGCCTGCCCCCGTTCGGACGGCTTGCCGGCATCATCGTGGCGGCCCCCGACCGCAACGAGGCGGAGGCCCATGCCCGCGCGCTGGCGCGCACCGCCGAGACACCGCCGGACGTGCATGTGTTCGGCCCCGCGGAGGCACCGCTGGCGCTGGTGCGTGGCCGCTACCGCTTCCGGCTTCTGGTGCGCGCCACGCGTGAGACCGACCTGCAGGGCTATCTGAGGGCGTGGATGGCGCGCGCGCCGCGCCCGCCGCAACGCATCCGCGTCACCATCGACGTCGATCCGCAGAGCTTTCTGTAGGACAGAGCGCCCTGCCGCCGGATTACAGGAGCTCAGCCGTCTCGATCAAAATGACGCCGCCGAGCCCGGTCGCGGTGATCTTCTTGTATTCGGGGCAGTCGGCGAAATAGCCGAGAAGCCCCTCCTTGCCGATCCCCGCCTGCATGCTTTCGCGCCAGAATATCTCACCGGCGGTATCCGGAAACCTGCCCAGGAGCTCCTGATAGAAAAGCGCGATCAGATCCTCGCTGGAATGAGCCGCGCCGAAGCGGGTGGCAAACCGTTCGGTCGCCACGAGGTCACAGGCCAGCTCATGGTATCTTCCTCCCTTGTCGAGAGCATCCAATCTCGCGAAGACCATGTCGTCGGGTGGGTCATCGTCATAAACCGCCGCGCATAGGCGATAGGCGCGCCCCGCATTCCCCTCGGTATCGAATGCGAGCATCGCGTCCGAAAACTGAATCCGCTCCGTGTTGAGTAAGGTAAGCTCTGGATTGAAGCTTTGATCCGGCTTCCCATCTGGGGCATACTTTGTCTTCAGACTTAAAAATAATCCATCGTGCGTCCACGAAATATTATAAGCGTCGGACGTCGCCTGAATTATAACAGTATCTGTACCATCGCCCATATTGAGGGTACCATGGATCCATTCCCCCAATATCATTCTGTCATTGAGCGCCGTTGGCAGGCCACAGTCCGACATAAAAGCAGTATCAAGTGAAGAAAGGCTCAGGGCCCTGTTTTCCGGGGCTTTAGGTCCCAAGGCTGAGTGATGCCGCGAAGCGAACGCCTCCTCGACATGCGCGCGTTTCCCGTCGAGCGGAATGCCGTCGGGAAACAGCGTCCGCGCATGTGAGCCCATGAAACGGGGGGCACCATCGACAAACTGAATATTGCCATCCCAGCTGGATATATCTCCACTCGCCGGACGCAATGCGTTCGCCATGAACAACGCGTGGGCTATTTCATGGCGGAATACGGTTGTTGCGTCGAATCGATGCCGCTCGTCGAAAGCGCCGTCGAAGGACAGGTTTTCCAGAGAATTCAGACCTATCTTCACATGGATATCGGCTTCGTCAGGCTCGTTGTCGAACCCCGTGATCGCCTTGAAGGCCGGATGCGCCATGACGCGCATCCCTGCCACACCCTCCCGGCGGGCCATTGTCTTCAGACCATCGCCATGCGTCTCAGCGATATGCGCCTCCTCAAGCCTAGGAACGATGGTCAGTTTGAGATTGAGGGGATGTGGAGAAGGCAGAAGGGCCAACCAGTCGGCCAAGCCCCGGGTATAGCAAGTTTTCAGATCGGCGAGGACTTCTTTCGCAACGGACCCGGTTGTGTCATATAATACAACGTCAATACTCATATCTTGTCTCGGAGAAAAATTCAAATCAAGCATTATCACGATAAAATGCTATATATATTGATATACTTTCTATATTATGATATACTTGGGTATTTGAATATGACCATTTGCAATTGACGTCGCGGCCAAACGAAACGAGGCGCTCCATCGGGGCGCCTCGCCGTAGACATGCATTTAAACCACAGCTTTAGATGTTTTCACGCATCAAACTGTGATGTCGCCTTGGCTTGATGACAAGTCTAAACCCACGACGGTCGTCGCGAAATCTTTTGCCTCTTTGGTATCACAAAGCGTACGCAGAAATTCCGTGTTACTCAGACGCTGGGATTCCGACGTCCAGAATTTCAAACCTTCTGGATCGGCATCACGACCAAAGATGTTAATAAAAGATTTATTAACATACTCTTCACTTCCGTACGTCACGAAGGGCTCGTCGTCACTCCCAAGCCGCGAAAGCAAATTCTCAAGGACATATACAGGCTTATAACGACCGAGCATCTCAGCTGTATAAAGGACATCCGAGATATCGGCTTTCGCCCCAGCAATGGCCCTCGAAAACTGATATGCCTGGAACAACTCCGGTGTTAGATTTAGAGACGTCATGCCGTCGTCGAACTTCAGTAACTCGACCCCCTTGAGATGAATATCGACAGAGGAACCACCGGCTTTAGGGGACACATGCCAGTCCGGACCGTCCGCCCTGAGCACATAGTCCGACTTCTTGCCTGACAGCACGATCCCATCGTAACCAGCGCCAAGATCAATCGTTCCCGATACGGACGCATCCAGCTTGTAGACGTCGCTCGAACTGGTAAGCGACTGGAACGCGAAGGATTTTTGCTCGGCCGGATCGGGATTCGGAGTGCCCTTCCAGGCCTTTACCGCATCCTGGGCCTCTAGCCGCGCTTGCTCGATCTGTGTGTCGCACTGCTTGCAGTCATCCAACTCCAACTTCCCGATAGCGTCCTTCAGGGGTTGGACCTGCTCCTCGGCCGCTTTCAATACTGCGTCAACCCATGCCGCCGTACCGACCTCCAACTTCGGCGCTTCGGCCAGAGCGGGCGTTTGGATGGTCTGCTTCACGGCCTCGAACATCGGCGAGGCCAGTCTTTCGATAGCCTTGTCATAGGCCTGAGCGAAGACCGCCTTCTCCTCGGACGGCATATCCCAACTTCCCGCGTCACGTGACTTCAGCTGGTACTGCACGTCGTGCAGCTGGATTCCCTCCAGCTCACCGACCTTTTGCGCCACGTCGGAGATCCATGACTGTTGAGTCGCAAGCTTCTGGGTCGCCTCAGCCTCAGCCTGTGCCTTCTGCTCATCCGCGAGCTTCTGCGCCGCTTCGGCTTCTGCCTGCGCCTTCTGCTCGGCCGCAAGCTTCTGCGCCGCTTCGGCTTCAGCCTGCGCCTTCTGCTCATCCGCGAGCTTCTGCGCCGCTTCGGCTTCAGCCTGCGCCTTCTGCTCATCCGCAAGCTTCTGCGCCGCTTCGGCTTCAGCCTGCGCCTTCTGCTCATCCGCGAGCTTCTGCGCCGCTTCGGCTTCTGCCTGCGCCTTCTGCTCATCCGCGAGCTTCTGCGCCGCCTCGGCTTCAGCCTGCGCCTTCTGCTCATCCGCGAGCTTCTGCGCCGCTTCGGCTTCAGCCTGTGCCTTCTGCTCGGCCGCAAACTTCTGCGCCGCCTCGGCTTCAGCCTGTGCCTTCTGCTCGGCCGCAAGCTTCTGCGCCGCCTCGGCTTCAGCCTGCGCCTTCTGCTCATCCGCGAGCTTCTGCGCCGCTTCGGCTTCAGCCCGCGCCTTCTGCTCATCCGCGAGCTTCTGCGCCGCTTCGGCTTCAGCCTGCGCCTTCTGCTCATCCGCGAGCTTCTGCGCCGCCTCGGCTTCAGCCTGTGCCTTCTGCTCATCCGCGAGCTTCTGCGCCGCTTCGGCTTCAGCCTGTGCCTTCTGCTCGGCCGCAAGCTTCTGCGCCGCCTCGGCTTCAGCCTGCGCCTTCTGCTCATCCGCGAGCTTCTGCGCCGCCTCGGCTTCAGCCTGTGCCTTCTGCTCGGCCGCGAGCGCCTCAGCCTTCTGCTTTGCTATTCTCTCTAGCGCTCTCCTTTGAAGGGCTTCGAGCTCCAGTTTGAAGGTCTCATCACCCTCAAGAAGCTCGACGTCTTCGCGCTTAAATCTATTATTATCAAGAATTTGATTCATCACATTCCCTCGCGTGAATTATCACGCGTGGAATATAGACTCATACATAATTTTTTCGGTGATATACTATATTTATATGTCTATATAATAGAAAACATAAACAAATACAAAAGATTCAAAAATTAATACGATCGAATAAGAAACTTGTGGTCGATATGTTGCTTTTTGCGCAATAGACACTTGCAGGGACGGAAGCCTCAGCGCCCCTACCAAATGTCCTGGAAGCACCTGCGAACCTGCCCAAGGCATCGCGATCCGCCCGCAAGCCGCCCGGCCGACGCTCAGGCTTGACGTGCCAGATCACCGGGCCCGCGGCAGCCACGTGGGACGGGGAGGGTCGAGAATGTCCATCAGGCGCTCGAATGAACGCTGCGACAATTGGCTGCCCGGTCGCGGCCAGAGACCGCTCACTCCGGCATCCCAAGCCGACTTGGGCAGCCTTGCTTCAGGCAGCAGCGCCGCAGCGGGCCTCGATGAGGCTCGCCCAATAGCCGATGCCGGCCGTCACGATCTCGTCGTTGAAGTTATAGCGCGGATGATGAAGCCCGGCGCTGTCGCCGTTGCCAATGAAGATGAAAGCGCCGGGCCGCTCCTCGAGCATGTAGGAGAAGTCCTCGGCGCCCATGATCGGCAGGATGCTCCTGTCGACCTCACCGGTGCTCGATATCCCTTGGGCGACATCGGCCGCGAAGCGCGCTGCATCGGGATTGTTCATGGTGACGGGATAGCCGCGCCAGAACTCGACCTCGGCCGTCGCCCCGAGCGCGGCCGGAATGGCACGCGCCAGCGCCGTCAGCCGCTCCTCGCAGAGATCGCGGATCGCGGGATCGAGCGTGCGGACCGTGCCGGTCAGCGTCACACGCTGCGGCAGCACATTGAAGGCATCACCACCATTGATGGTCGTGACCGAAACCACCGCGTTCTTCAACGGGTCGACATTGCGCGCGACGATCGTCTGCAGCGCCAGCACAAGCTGGCTGGCCGCGACGACGCTGTCGATGCCCTCGTGCGGATGCGCGGCGTGGCTGCCCTTGCCCTCGATGACGATGCGGAAACGATCCGCGGCCGCCAGCATCGCGCCGGGCCGGATCGCGAAGCTGCCGGGAACCATGCCCGGCATATTATGCATGCCGTAGACCTCCTGGATGCCGAAGCGATCCAGAAGGCCGTCGTCGAGCATCGCCTTGGCGCCGGCCCCACCTTCCTCCGCCGGCTGGAAGATGACCACCGCCGTGCCAGCAAAGTCGCGTGTCTCGGCGAGATAGCGCGCCGCGCCGAGAAGCATGGCGGTGTGACCGTCATGGCCGCAGGCATGCATCAGGCCCGGCGCCGTCGAGCGATAGGGAAGATTCGTCTCCTCCTCGATGGGGAGCGCGTCCATGTCCGCCCTGAGGCCGATCACCGGCCCGGCGCCCTTCCCGCGAATGATCCCCACGACGCCCGTGCGGCCGATGCCGGTCACAACCTCGTCACAACCGAAGCCGCGCAGCTTGTCGGCGACGACGCCGGCTGTCCGTGTGACCTCATAGAGCAATTCGGGATGCGCATGCAGATCCCGACGCCACGCAATGACGTCGTCCTTCATCCCGGCAATGCGTTCCGCGCGCGGCATCCACCAGCCCTCCTGCCCAAATCACCAAAGGCAAAGACTTAGCACAGTCCGCACCGGGAGGCACTCCAGGGTCGGGACGAGCCGCCGGCGTCGCCTCGCTCGCGCACGCGCATCAGAACGATCTGGCGCGCACACCGCCATTCCCCAAGTTTCGACTCACGCGGGCGCGACTACGCAAAGGCGGCGAAAGTGTGCCGGGTTCGGTTGCACAGCCCGCATCCTTATGCTAGTGCACCCCCGTCTTGGGATTAAGGGTTCAGCTTGTCCCAACCCTATCAGAAGATAGCCAAACAGGGTTAGGCGCCGCCGAGCGATCGGTGACGACGTCGCCCTTGAGACGAAAGAGAGGCCCGGTGGCTAACGGGGGTGCAATGGTGTCGGGTGTCGCGGAGCGCTATGCAAAGGCGTTGCTCGATCTCGCAGAGGAAGCAAAGGCGGTGGATGCCGTCGGTGCCGACCTCGACCGATTCAGTGGTCTGATCGCGGAGAGCCCTGACCTCGCCCGCTTGGTCAAGAGCCCCGTGTTCTCCGCCGAGGAGCAGGAGAAGGCCGTCACGGCCATTCTCGCCAAAGCCGGTATCGGCGGCCTCACAGCGAATTTCATTCGCCTCGTCGCGTCGAAACGCCGGCTGTTCGCCCTTCCGGGCATGATCGAGGCTTACAAGAGCCTCGTCGCCGACAAGAAGGGCATCGTCCGCGCGGAAGTGACGCTCGCGGAACAGCCTTCTCCCAAGATGCTGGCCGACATCGAGGCCGCGCTGAAGGACGTCGCCGGTGGCAGCATCGCGCTCAACGTCAAGGTTAACCCCGCCATCATCGGCGGTCTCATCGTCAAGCTCGGCAGCCGTATGATCGATGCCAGCCTGCGCTCCAAACTGAA encodes:
- a CDS encoding primosomal protein N', with the protein product MSITEASPTINASSGQVADVLVPVALDTAYSYKVPASLTLSAGDVVVVPLGPRETVGVVWETRPGEGGNLKAVVGRVDTTPMGPALRKLVEWIAWYTVSPRGLALRLALRVPDPSRPEALRVGVRLAGPPPARMTPGRQRVLALAQDGLVFTKKALAEEAAVSQAVVNGLIDEGTLETIALAQEPVALPPNPAFAEASLSPAQQETADVLRQTVGEGVFSVTLVEGVTGSGKTEVYFEAIAEALARGKQALILMPEIALTAQFLERFASRFGTRPAEWHSGVATRRRERIHLGVAAGDVRVVVGARSALFLPFRELGIIVVDEEHETAYKQEDNVQYHARDMAVVRGRIENFPVILTSATPSIETKVNAQSGRYRYLALPERFGGRAMPTIRAIDLRRSPAARDHWMSPPLVEAMRETVGQGEQALLYLNRRGYAPLTLCRSCGHRFQCPNCSAWLVEHRYRRALVCHHCGHVERRPDSCPSCGTVDALTACGPGVERLAEEVAEHFPDKRSIVLSSDMPGGTERLRDELGAVAKGEFSIVIGTQLVAKGHNFPGLTLVGVVDADIGLANGDPRAAERTFQLLQQVTGRAGRFEKPGRALIQTFQPDHPVLQALLSGNAERFYREEIAQREAAGLPPFGRLAGIIVAAPDRNEAEAHARALARTAETPPDVHVFGPAEAPLALVRGRYRFRLLVRATRETDLQGYLRAWMARAPRPPQRIRVTIDVDPQSFL
- a CDS encoding M20 aminoacylase family protein, translating into MPRAERIAGMKDDVIAWRRDLHAHPELLYEVTRTAGVVADKLRGFGCDEVVTGIGRTGVVGIIRGKGAGPVIGLRADMDALPIEEETNLPYRSTAPGLMHACGHDGHTAMLLGAARYLAETRDFAGTAVVIFQPAEEGGAGAKAMLDDGLLDRFGIQEVYGMHNMPGMVPGSFAIRPGAMLAAADRFRIVIEGKGSHAAHPHEGIDSVVAASQLVLALQTIVARNVDPLKNAVVSVTTINGGDAFNVLPQRVTLTGTVRTLDPAIRDLCEERLTALARAIPAALGATAEVEFWRGYPVTMNNPDAARFAADVAQGISSTGEVDRSILPIMGAEDFSYMLEERPGAFIFIGNGDSAGLHHPRYNFNDEIVTAGIGYWASLIEARCGAAA
- a CDS encoding DUF4214 domain-containing protein, producing the protein MSIDVVLYDTTGSVAKEVLADLKTCYTRGLADWLALLPSPHPLNLKLTIVPRLEEAHIAETHGDGLKTMARREGVAGMRVMAHPAFKAITGFDNEPDEADIHVKIGLNSLENLSFDGAFDERHRFDATTVFRHEIAHALFMANALRPASGDISSWDGNIQFVDGAPRFMGSHARTLFPDGIPLDGKRAHVEEAFASRHHSALGPKAPENRALSLSSLDTAFMSDCGLPTALNDRMILGEWIHGTLNMGDGTDTVIIQATSDAYNISWTHDGLFLSLKTKYAPDGKPDQSFNPELTLLNTERIQFSDAMLAFDTEGNAGRAYRLCAAVYDDDPPDDMVFARLDALDKGGRYHELACDLVATERFATRFGAAHSSEDLIALFYQELLGRFPDTAGEIFWRESMQAGIGKEGLLGYFADCPEYKKITATGLGGVILIETAELL
- a CDS encoding tyrosine recombinase XerC — translated: MARYQPRHQPILPTDDSPASAGTPVDKDGAEAGHGLFVATTTWLSYLAAERRLSPKTVEAYGRDLRQFLTFLTEYQGEPASLRTIAALGPADIRAFLAARRRDGIGSHSLMRQLAALRSFARHLERSGAGNASAFAAVRGPKVKKSLPRPLAVTAAKAVTTIESRAGDDRAEWILARDAAVLALLYGCGLRISEALGLQRRHAPVDGQMDITVTGKGGKTRGVPVLPQVSRAIADYIAACPHPLPPEGPLFVGTRGGPLSPRIIQLVMENLRGALGLPASATPHALRHSFATHLLGRGGDLRAIQELLGHASLSTTQNYTKVDAARLLAAYDAAHPRA
- a CDS encoding F0F1 ATP synthase subunit delta, whose amino-acid sequence is MVSGVAERYAKALLDLAEEAKAVDAVGADLDRFSGLIAESPDLARLVKSPVFSAEEQEKAVTAILAKAGIGGLTANFIRLVASKRRLFALPGMIEAYKSLVADKKGIVRAEVTLAEQPSPKMLADIEAALKDVAGGSIALNVKVNPAIIGGLIVKLGSRMIDASLRSKLNSIRLALKEVG